A stretch of DNA from Deltaproteobacteria bacterium:
CGACCCGTTTGACAATAACAGGTTTTCAAACACGCGGACATCTACCCGTGCTAATGAAGCGGACATCTATAAATACTTGTAACAGAGCTTGGTGTTTGCTTGGTGTTTACTCCTTAATTGACTGGCATTGGTGTCTTTCACGTAACACGGTAATAACATCAGCAAGAGCAACATCACGTGCGGTAAGTAACACTAATAAGTGATAAAGCAAATCAGCGGCTTCGTTTGCCAACGCCTGCTTATCTTTGCCTAATGCAGCAATCACGGTTTCAACGGCTTCTTCACCAACTTTTTGCGCAATTTGCAAAGGGCCAGCAGCAAAAAGTTTTGCAGTATATGAACCAAGCGGAGATGATTTTTGCCGTTCGCTTATAACTTGCTCTAAGTAGTTTAAAAACCTAGCATCTTTGCAGTCGGCGCCCAGATCAGACTTGATGGTTAAATTATTATCAGTGCTACCATTATGGTTATCGCTATCTTGGCTCAAACTTATTCACTCCGTACTTAACTTTAACTTGGTCGTACTTTTACACCAGCTTCATCTAAAGCTTTCTTTAAATCGGGTATCGCAATTTCACCGCGGTGAAACACACCTGCTGCTAAAGCAGCATCAACCTTAGTGGCTTTAAACACATCAATAAAGTGTGCTACCGTGCCCGCGCCACCTGAAGCAACTAAAGGAATACTTACGCGAGCACGCACAGCGCTTAATTGTTCAAGGTCATAACCGGTACCGACACCATCATGACTCATGCAGTTTAGTACAATTTCGCCCGCGCCACGCTCTTGTGCTTCAACCGCCCATTCAAGAGTGCGATGGCCAACACCACGACTGCGACTCTCGCTGCCGGTATATTGATAAACAATAAAATCATTATCTTGGCGTTGGCTATCTATGCCCACAACAATGGCTTGTGAACCAAATGCGGCAGCAAGCTCACTAATTAGTTCAGGGCGTTCAATTGCCGGTGAGTTAACCGAAACTTTATCAGCCCCGGCATTTAAAATCGCACCAGCTTGCGCGACACTGCGAATACCACCAGCAACACAAAACGGTATATCTAAAAGCATTGCAGTTTGTTTAACCCATTCTACTGAAACCCCACGATCTTCAGCGCTGGCGGTAATATCGTAAAAAACTAATTCGTCAGCGCCTTGCTCACGGTAGCGTTTTGCCAGATCGAGCACCTCACCTAAAATTTGATGTTCACGAAAGCGTACCCCCTTAACTACTTTGCCTTCTTTAACATCCAGACAAGGAATTATTCTACGCGTTAACATGCTAAAGCCTCAGCAAGAGTAAAGCGTCCGGCGTAAAGCGCTTTGCCAACAATAACCCCACTGGTGTTAATACTTTTTAGTGCACGCAAATCATCAAGTGAAGAAACTCCGCCTGAGGCAAGCAACTCAATGTT
This window harbors:
- the hisE gene encoding phosphoribosyl-ATP diphosphatase, which produces MSLSQDSDNHNGSTDNNLTIKSDLGADCKDARFLNYLEQVISERQKSSPLGSYTAKLFAAGPLQIAQKVGEEAVETVIAALGKDKQALANEAADLLYHLLVLLTARDVALADVITVLRERHQCQSIKE
- the hisF gene encoding imidazole glycerol phosphate synthase subunit HisF, which codes for MLTRRIIPCLDVKEGKVVKGVRFREHQILGEVLDLAKRYREQGADELVFYDITASAEDRGVSVEWVKQTAMLLDIPFCVAGGIRSVAQAGAILNAGADKVSVNSPAIERPELISELAAAFGSQAIVVGIDSQRQDNDFIVYQYTGSESRSRGVGHRTLEWAVEAQERGAGEIVLNCMSHDGVGTGYDLEQLSAVRARVSIPLVASGGAGTVAHFIDVFKATKVDAALAAGVFHRGEIAIPDLKKALDEAGVKVRPS